The Pseudodesulfovibrio sp. JC047 genome includes the window TGTCGCGTACTTATTTCTTCTTGCGGCCCATGACAGAACGACGGGGACCCTTGCGAGTACGAGCATTTGTCTTGGATTTCTGTCCACGAACGGGCAGACCGCGACGATGGCGCAGGCCACGGTAGCAGCCAATGTCCATCAAACGTTTGATATTGGTGGTGATCTCACGACGGAGGTCACCCTCAACCTTGTAGTTGTTTTCAATCTCAAGACGAATCTGGCTGACTTCTTCAGCAGTGAGGTTATCACTGTTGGTTTTCCAGTCCACTTTCGAGGTCTCGAGAATCTGCAGGGCCATGGTCCGGCCGATGCCGTAAATGTACGTCAGCGCAACATCAATGCGCTTGTTCTTCGGCAGATCAACACCAGCAATACGTGCCATAGTTATTTCCCTCTATCCTTGACGCTGCTTGTGCCGGGGGTTCTCACAGATCACCCGCAG containing:
- the rpsM gene encoding 30S ribosomal protein S13, with translation MARIAGVDLPKNKRIDVALTYIYGIGRTMALQILETSKVDWKTNSDNLTAEEVSQIRLEIENNYKVEGDLRREITTNIKRLMDIGCYRGLRHRRGLPVRGQKSKTNARTRKGPRRSVMGRKKK